The region CACACTAAGaatacactactgtacatacaagcatacagtacatgttactctactgtatatacagacaaAACATTTTGGAGGCCTGCATCCtgctgaataataaaaaaaacaacttcaagTATTCAAATCACCTACACTAGCCAACAAAAGAGATAAACCTACCTTCCAAACTAAACAGCATATGACCTACAATGAAATCTCTCTCTGAAATCATAAAAtcagtttcctaaaaacaacagaatggaaAGCTCTCTTAAAAGGTTTAAATACTTAATTTGAATTGGAATTTGAAGTCTAATCAGAACTGTGTCtttctgtctgtcctgtcttcCTTCTGTCTTCCCCTTATTCTCCCCTTTCTTATTATCCTGTGTTCCTGGGCTGTTTATAACTCTTAGTGATTTACCAAGAACTTAATAATCCAAGGTAAAACAGATTATTTAATTGATCAGTGTGAGAACTCCAAATGGTACTCATTCTACAAatagaagccacctttaaaggcgctatataaaataaagtttattattattattattattattattattattactgcaaGCTAGATGTTgaccacaaaaaaaatcagacattttttacatttcaaggGCCTGGTTTCATTTACACTTCTTTTGTAAACAGAATAGGGAGCCTCtctccatttattttctcaaaagtgtattttgcaatAAAATGGAGAGTATATATCATAGTTAATTACAGGTTAATGCTAAAAAACATTGCTAAACGTATTGTAAtggtatgtttttaattttttttaattcactgtaCAAAAGCAGTCACTTTcattaatttcatttatttgaaTTGCTTGGTGtcctttgttttgtatttttaagaagCTTTTCATTAGCCCATATAATGTGCTTATCATTTTCATAATAAGAATCTTGGAAGGTTTTAGGATATCTAGCATTGTTAAGGTGATAAATTTTcaggagcatactgtatatagctataTAAACAATATAGCTTAAAGTTGCAGACTATGCAAAAAGGCCAGGAGTAAATTTATGCTCCCTTTTTATACTctgatcagaaaaaaataattttgctatACTTGGAGTGGTATTGTAATGTGTTTAGAAAACAAAGCCATTCACCAGAAACctggttaaaatcacaataaaaGCTCTGCAAcgtataaataattatttttacaacagaGTTTCTGTACAGATTCCTGTGCTCCAAGTGTGTAGGAAGAAAGTAAAGAATGAACTGTAAGAAAGCAGTTatccaaaataatttaaaataaatctaaactgcACAGTAAAACCAAAATATAGACAGTACATTGATCAAGAAACAACATGTAAGATTTACAATACTGTTTAAACAAATGTTGTTAAAACACGAAACTTTATCTGATTTCTGATTTGTTTTGCCTCCTTTCAGCTGTTTAACACACAGAGACACgtacaaaaaaacatataaacaatgtaaacattaCATTATGACTCCTACAGGAATCCATGCAGTTTACCACTTTAGCTTTACTTTCCCACAGTCATCCTAAGCCCCCATAATTGCACATAACCACTAATTACACTTGCCCATAAACCAATACTCCTTAATTGTAAGCTCATATATTGAGTAGTTTTATTGAATGTGGGATAAAGCAATTCCTCATTTTGTTACATCTGCATTGAAGGACTCTGAACGTCTGAGGCATCAGTTGGTATTCTTTATGTAGAACAAGTCTCGGCCCGGGCTCGAGTGGCTGCCCAACTATCTTATAACTCATCCCCAAGAGTCTGCAAACCTTGACTTTCTGTTTCACAGAAAGACTCTTATACCAGACAATGATGCCATGCTGCATGACACTTTGTATCAAAGCACTGAACAACAAGGACAGAATCTGACTATAAATTCCAAAAACCTAGAACCTGCTAAGACAAAATAAGTTCACTGTTATACTTTattagaaatacagtaaagtTAACATGGTCCTTTCAAGACAGTTTAGCATCTGTGTATATTCTGAGATATTTATAGGATATGGCTTGCTTAATGGGCTCATAAATTATGACAGGGGAAGGATATTCATCCTGTTCAAGATCAGGATACTTTTTCTGCTTCTCTAATATCTAAAGGTATTCTGCAACCATTCAACCAAACTGTCAGCTTAGTATGATATCAGTTAGATGTCCCACTTTCTGGGCCTAAGAaaagagtaaaaataaatagaagCAGTTTTTGCACACTTATATTGTGTATATCTTGTGCAGTTGGTTTGGATAGAAGAATAATAAATGATTCATAAAAATCTGTTATTAGCAGGAATTCTAGATGTAAACAAAATGCATGTGTTAGTCTGACAAGCAGATGCATAACAGCTTTTCTGTACTAGGTAgatgtaataatatgatttcACTGTCGATAATAACACTTTTGGGCATATTATTCCTTGAAACAATGATGAAATAAAgttacatattacatattagGTAATAACCAGTTGATGGGAGGTTGATGCATTAACACTTAACAGCCAGTTGATGCATTAACACTTAACTGAATGGAGGCCGAGTGTGAGAATGGGTTATAAGACTATATTTTGGAGGTGaccatatattttttatttatactagCAGAAACATGGAGGCAAATCACAATAATTCAATGTGAGAGCTCTTTGAGAAATGTTTCACTGTGAAAAGGTAAAAGTACTTCAggaaaattacagtatatccttacTGAGTTTGAAAATCATTTAAGTGACCTTTAGTTATTCAAAACTGCATTCGCTCTTTTATCCTTTCAATCCATCTCCATTTAGACTGCcagagctgtttttttattcttgatttGGATATAACCTTGACCTTCATTTGTTAATGGTTATCAATAAGGAAATTatccttcatgtttttttaagtttagcTTTTTTGTGCATAAATGGATTTTCTATTCCACTCATGgtaaacctttgttttttttcctcagctgATAGTGGAAAAGACATCTGACTACCCTTCCACTGAGTATTCTCTGGTGGAGGATGTTGCTCTCCACTTCACGTGTTTGATGGACAGGCTCAATGAGCAGCGGCTGTTTCAACCAGATCTCTGTGATGTAGACATTGTCCTGGTTCGGCAGaagaacacctttcctgctcacaAGGGAGTCCTTGCAGCCTACAGCCAGTTTTTTCACTCACTctttacacaaaacaagcagCTGCAAAGAGTGGAGCTCTCCCTGGAGGCTCTCACTTCTCAAGGTCTCCAGCAGATACTCAACTTCATCTATACTTCCAAACTGCTGGTGAACGCCTGCAATGTGCAGGATGTGCTGAATGCTGCCGCAGTCTTTCAGATGAGTAATATCGCCAGTTCCTGTCAGGAGCTCATCAGCAGTCACTCTTTGAACCTAAACATCGCAGGCGATATGTCCAAACAGGATAACCGCAGCAATACTGTTCCATCCCAGTTTTATCGGGAGATCAAGCAGGAAGTTGATCCAACTCACACAAAGATCTATGCTCGAGAGGGTAACAATCCGTATTCAGTTCGGGTTGAGGACAACACAATCAAGCAGCACCGTGCTAATCTTCAGACAAAGCAGTATTTTAAGAACGAGGAAAGTGCTGGACGGGGAGTGTGCAAGATTGAGGGAGATGTGGAGGAATCAGAGGACTCGGACGGCCATGCCTCCTTCAACCGGGAGCAGATCATTGTGGAGGTCAACCTCAACAACCAAACATTGAATGTTTCCAAAGGAATGGAGGGGAAGCCTTCCTCTACTGAGGCTACAGCAGTGTTTGGGAGGTGCCATGGTGAAGAACAGGAAACtgatgaggaggaggaagaagaggaagaggacgaAGACGATAATGAGGAAGACGAGGATGCAGATGTTGGAGAAGATGATGAAGAAGATCAAAGTGAAGAAGATGACGTGGGGGATACTAGCGAGGAGAACGACgatgaagaagaagaaaacaatgaCATTCCGGAAGTGAAGAAGGAAAAAGCAGAAAGGCTCCAAAGGAGGACCAAAGTTTCTGAAGAGGCAGAGGCCACGGTGTCCACCGGACAAACTCACAGCACTTCAAAGAGGATAGAGAAACGGAGAGGGCGTAAGAGTAAGAAGGACCAAGAAAGCATGGGTCAAAAGGTGAAACTAGAGGAGAAGCAGAACTTTCCCTGCAAGAAGTGCCCTCGTGTTTTCAATAATCGCTGGTACTTGGAAAAACACATGAATGTAACACACAACAGGATGCAGATCTGTGACAAATGTGGAAAGAGATTTCTTCTGGAAAGTGAGCTCTTGCTGCACCATCAAACAGACTGTGAGAAGAACATTCAGGTAGGCTTTCACCCCTTATTTTTCATGTGTAGCAACAACATAATGCAAAACaatttctaaatatatatatatattgaatcACTGCTTATTCTGATGACAATAATACATTTCCTAAACATAGTTTAAACATAGATAGGCAGACTATTAACAagacactatatactgtaaatattgttacaaaaatCTTACCATAATAACAAGATCAGTTTCCAGTCACCTGACAGCATGTTGGATGCTGGTTGACATGTTTACTTGCCTGTTTAGTGTTCAAGTTAGGAATAAcccagaatcaaaatagatccAATTGTCATTTGCACTCATTAAATCGATAACAGACAAAGGCAGATCTGAGGATctgtaaaataagttaaaagCCAAAATCTTAGATGTAGAACCTTTTATGGGTCTTTACTGTTTTTTACCATGTGGTTCAGATTGTGGTGCTGATGAGGCTTTAGTTTTGTGTGAAATTAGGGAACAGATGGGACCTTTACAAGCTGGTCTACAAATTCGTTGAGTAGGTACTGTAAATGAGTACTGCAAGAACTAGCACCAGTGAGCCAATGAGGGAAAGAGGTGTAATAAAGGGAAATCGGCTTTATTACATATAGCTGAGAGTAAAATTAACATCAGGCACACAGcttgaaaaaaaaggtttagtttGGAAGGCTGAATATATACTCAATGAGGAGGAAATTTTGAAAGGCCAACCAGGCAAAACACACGTGGAAGCAAATGGCCCAAGAAGGAAAGTCCTTAGATGTCTGTATCTAAATGTCAGGAACATTAAGAACTAGACTGGACTAAGCAACAAAAATGTCAGCAAGCGACTATGACAAAGGAGTTACAGAAACATGGCTGACAGAAACTACAGATGttggaaatgaaaaatgtaaactacTGTAGTATATAGGTCCCTTAATCTTTCTAGATCAAAtttaagaatatactgtatatttaagaaACATAGTGATAAGAGTGTGTTATATATCAAACAAAGCAGTCATAATGATgccttattatattttataatcaaATCTGCATGTAGCAAGGATGAGATCTTGCTGAAGGGGAATTCAATTTCCCTTGCTTGGATTG is a window of Lepisosteus oculatus isolate fLepOcu1 chromosome 6, fLepOcu1.hap2, whole genome shotgun sequence DNA encoding:
- the zbtb47b gene encoding zinc finger and BTB domain-containing protein 47 isoform X1, with the protein product MGQLIVEKTSDYPSTEYSLVEDVALHFTCLMDRLNEQRLFQPDLCDVDIVLVRQKNTFPAHKGVLAAYSQFFHSLFTQNKQLQRVELSLEALTSQGLQQILNFIYTSKLLVNACNVQDVLNAAAVFQMSNIASSCQELISSHSLNLNIAGDMSKQDNRSNTVPSQFYREIKQEVDPTHTKIYAREGNNPYSVRVEDNTIKQHRANLQTKQYFKNEESAGRGVCKIEGDVEESEDSDGHASFNREQIIVEVNLNNQTLNVSKGMEGKPSSTEATAVFGRCHGEEQETDEEEEEEEEDEDDNEEDEDADVGEDDEEDQSEEDDVGDTSEENDDEEEENNDIPEVKKEKAERLQRRTKVSEEAEATVSTGQTHSTSKRIEKRRGRKSKKDQESMGQKVKLEEKQNFPCKKCPRVFNNRWYLEKHMNVTHNRMQICDKCGKRFLLESELLLHHQTDCEKNIQCVTCGKGFKKLWSLHEHNKIVHGYAEKKFSCEICEKKFYTMAHVRKHMVAHTKDMPFTCETCGKSFKRSMSLKVHSLQHSGEKPFKCENCSERFQYKYQLRSHMSIHIGHKQFMCQWCGKDFNMKQYFDEHMKTHTGEKPYICEICGKSFTSRPNMKRHRRTHTGEKPYPCDVCGQRFRFSNMLKAHKEKCFRVNNPMTSDANPLGLNPSSPGSNSDVLANQANAAGAIVSPPHAMSLPLPLLHSMGTLPPPPHLPPPPPLFPAGRINSSNN
- the zbtb47b gene encoding zinc finger and BTB domain-containing protein 47 isoform X2 — encoded protein: MLIVEKTSDYPSTEYSLVEDVALHFTCLMDRLNEQRLFQPDLCDVDIVLVRQKNTFPAHKGVLAAYSQFFHSLFTQNKQLQRVELSLEALTSQGLQQILNFIYTSKLLVNACNVQDVLNAAAVFQMSNIASSCQELISSHSLNLNIAGDMSKQDNRSNTVPSQFYREIKQEVDPTHTKIYAREGNNPYSVRVEDNTIKQHRANLQTKQYFKNEESAGRGVCKIEGDVEESEDSDGHASFNREQIIVEVNLNNQTLNVSKGMEGKPSSTEATAVFGRCHGEEQETDEEEEEEEEDEDDNEEDEDADVGEDDEEDQSEEDDVGDTSEENDDEEEENNDIPEVKKEKAERLQRRTKVSEEAEATVSTGQTHSTSKRIEKRRGRKSKKDQESMGQKVKLEEKQNFPCKKCPRVFNNRWYLEKHMNVTHNRMQICDKCGKRFLLESELLLHHQTDCEKNIQCVTCGKGFKKLWSLHEHNKIVHGYAEKKFSCEICEKKFYTMAHVRKHMVAHTKDMPFTCETCGKSFKRSMSLKVHSLQHSGEKPFKCENCSERFQYKYQLRSHMSIHIGHKQFMCQWCGKDFNMKQYFDEHMKTHTGEKPYICEICGKSFTSRPNMKRHRRTHTGEKPYPCDVCGQRFRFSNMLKAHKEKCFRVNNPMTSDANPLGLNPSSPGSNSDVLANQANAAGAIVSPPHAMSLPLPLLHSMGTLPPPPHLPPPPPLFPAGRINSSNN